The sequence below is a genomic window from Salvelinus sp. IW2-2015 unplaced genomic scaffold, ASM291031v2 Un_scaffold803, whole genome shotgun sequence.
tgtgtatttatttaattataaGCTGTGTGTGTTGAATGTCAATCTAgtacaaacacacatgtacacacatgtacacacacacagatactttTTGGATGCTTCATAGCCTCGGGATAGTAAATTAGCCTCCTTGATGTTCATCCCATCCTTACATTTATCATGTTGTATCAGCAGAAAATTCTAAATAAACCTTTAAAAAGGCTTCTCCTCACTATCACTATACTATTATCTTGGTCTTCAAAGCCCAACGCTGAGATTTTCGTTGCAAAAAGCCTGCTGTTGGGCTTGGTGGTTACAGATATGGGTACCATAGAATTTGAATTTTTCAATTTTATTTATGGTATTTACATTGCAATCCTCAAGACCAAATGCATCATTCACCTTGACCAAATGTATGTAATGTAACCTATACAGAACATTTGCGTGGTCCTGATACTCATGGTGCTCATAACTACGGTCTAGAGTTTGCCTTCTCATGTCATCATATGAAACGGTGgggaaaaactcagggccctaaaTCCCTCCAATTACAGTAGGTTGATATGATTCTCGATGAGGGCTGCGATTGTGTTAAGTGTTGTGTCCCCAGTCTCCAGCTCAGACGTTTCTTGGCTCTGTGGGCTTCACAGTgatgtgtgggagggagggagggagggagggagggagggagggagggagggctccCGCTGTATCTGTATGTGCATTATTTTCCCtacagtagtcagtcagtcagaaaaAAAACCtgaatcaaataacattttacacatgcttcgtaaacaacagtgaaatgcttacttacgggcccttcccaacaacacagagagaaaaatagaaaacgAATAGACCCCTGCCTCYACAGTGCCCCTGTTGAGATAAAGTCACACTACTCCACATAATAATTTCCCAGAAAGTATCATAATTAACCAGTGTAATCTCTCTTTGGCTATTCCCATATAGTGTACTATTTTACTAGAGCTACATTACAGTGTGTGGAAAAGTTCATATTTGAGTcgggtgtcatttgagatgtgCCCCTTGGCACCACTATGCCACCATCACTGTGATATCTTCACAGACCATAGAGGACACACAATGGATGTGGATGCAATGATTATATGCTAGAGGTGGTTGTCTTTTCTGATCAATGAATGTTAAAATGAcattttttcaattatcttgattgattgataaatAATGATATTTCCTTGATGTCACCTCTAATGGAATAATAATTTATTGAGAGGGACAATCTGCTGTGAAACCACATTCGATTTCCCTGCAAACGCAAAATCCCAACTRTTTTTGTCCCATTATCTTTGCCGTAGTTTGGAGTCCGGAAACATTCTGAACTAAAAACGAAAAAAGTTTTTAGACAAGCGTAAGCAACTCAAGATTCATCTTTCGTTTTGTCATCGATAGTTATTTGTGARTACATTTGATGATTTGAAGGAGTTTTACTGTGATACCTCTGGAATTGCGTGAGATGTCATCACTTACTTACGACGCAGCgtaactaactagctagttactaGCCATTATTGCTGTGCTATGTGCTAGCCATTCGTGTGCTATTGACAGAAGCACGTAGCTAGCGCTTGCTGACTCTTTAATCTTCTGTCAATAGCAACTGGTGAGTGTCAATGTTTATTGCTGTGATAATTAAAACGGTTTGTTTACTTGCTTGTCATCCAGCAAACATATGACAGCTACATTAGGATGATTGTTGTTGATGATAATTAATGTAAAAATAATTCACATTCCCAAAATATGTTCTCCTTTCACAGTGGCTGAATAGCCTATTTCATCGATCTCATCCATAATGTTGCCTAAATTCAAGTGCCCCAGTCTGTTACAAAACCTACACAAGCTTGCTACTGTCAGTGACATACCTGATCATTGACTCATGAGTCCCCCCAGTTGAATGTTCAGGAGGAGCTGTTACAGCCTCAGCCACTGTCTACGCAGCCATGTCACGCCTGGAGCCAGAGGAGGAGAGCGGGCCTGCGCCCGGTGGGAAGGTGGACATGTGTTCGTTGGTGCGTTGCCTGGGTTACCTGTCCAGTTTCAACCTGATGGTGGCGGTATGCCTGGGCCTGTACGTGCGCTGGGAGCAGACTGACGAGCCCATGATCCTTGTTATCTTCATCCTGGGTCTCTTCGTCCTGGGCATCGCCAGCATCCTTTACTACTACTTCTCCATGGAGGGGGCCAGTCTCAGCCTCTTCCACCTGTGGTTTAGCTTCCTTCTGGGCCTCCTGTGCTTCCTCAATAGTCCCTCGCTGGAGGAGAATGTGAAGGAGCATGCTACTAACTACCTGCTGCTGGCTAGTGTGGCTTTGAGGACAGTGTGGGCCTTAACAGGTAGGATAATGGGCTGCGTTCACTATAAACCCACCCTGCTCTCGTCCGAGGAGCTCCTAGAACTCCTGGGCTTTGGCATTGCCAGCACCACCATGCTGTGGCACAAATCTATGGCCTTCATTGCCCTAGTGGTGGCGCTGGGGGCTCTGATCGTGGGCCTGCGTGTCAAGTCCCTCCTAGCCCTGCCCAACTTGGCCTGCTTCaccctggtcacctccctgctgTTTTTCAAGGCCGTGGGGATAACCACCAACCCCTTCGCCCTGGGCTGCTACCTGGGCCGTCTGATCTGTGAACCCCTCTTGGACGTCTACTTCAGCAGCCTAGGGGCCACCGAGCGCTGGCTGCCCCTGCTTTCCTGGGGACGTGTCTGGTGTCGACTCTCCCTGCTCCCCCTGGGGCTTGTGGAGATGGCCTTCTTCATCCTATCCGCTCTAAAGATGAGCCGTCTAGAACTGTGGTACCTGGTGATCCCTggattctgtgtgtttggcctgttcTGGACAGTCTGCCACGTGGTGCTGCTGATCACACTGTGGGGCTTCCACACCAAGCTGAGTGACTGTCAGAAGGCACGCTCGGTCCAGCAGTCAGAGTCACGAAGCCTGGACCGGGTCATGGCCTCGAGGGGGATGAGACACTTCTGCCTGATCTCTGAACGCCTTGTCTTCTTCAGCCTGGCGTCCACAGCCATTCTGGCAGCTGTGTCCTGGCAGGTAAGATGCTACATATTGCTACATGGTGAACTGGCAGGGTAATATATGTTAAACTGATGAATGAGAAGATGGATTGATAAATCCGTTAGTTGATTGATCAATGGATTGAGTGATTGATCTGAGCTTTTCATTTCTTTTGGTTTTGCAAACATTGAGAAGATTTGAATCATTGATTAGATTTTGAATGATCTTATTCGAGACAGACCTGACCATGATAGCTGCATAGCCTAATAACAAAGCAAGGTAGCATCATCAACATTGAAACATCAAGCTTCACGTCATAAACCCCAGAGACTGACGCTTGCTAGAGGCCTGGCATGCATTCACAAGACAGTCCCAAGCCGGAGAGGAGAGCTGCTTCTGCTCTCAACCGTGACCAAGTGAATTAGCTCTTTAATATGCCTATCTCCTTACATAAAGAGCCATAAGTTATTTAGCCCTAATTTAGCTTTACATTGTAATCTGCTATTAGCATAACAGGCTACGCTGAGGCATGTCCAACTATTTGCCACGTCATATAAGATCTCCAGCGAGCTTATGCtactgtacctgtagacttccagttattgcgctaacgctaggCGAGTTGCGTCATCATTGGTTCGCGGGGGAAAAACTGTGTGTAATttccttcatactgcacgcaTAGACATAGCCTGGGTAGGTAGAAAAACGAATTGTCAATCTCACTG
It includes:
- the LOC112068957 gene encoding transmembrane protein 168-A; translated protein: MSRLEPEEESGPAPGGKVDMCSLVRCLGYLSSFNLMVAVCLGLYVRWEQTDEPMILVIFILGLFVLGIASILYYYFSMEGASLSLFHLWFSFLLGLLCFLNSPSLEENVKEHATNYLLLASVALRTVWALTGRIMGCVHYKPTLLSSEELLELLGFGIASTTMLWHKSMAFIALVVALGALIVGLRVKSLLALPNLACFTLVTSLLFFKAVGITTNPFALGCYLGRLICEPLLDVYFSSLGATERWLPLLSWGRVWCRLSLLPLGLVEMAFFILSALKMSRLELWYLVIPGFCVFGLFWTVCHVVLLITLWGFHTKLSDCQKARSVQQSESRSLDRVMASRGMRHFCLISERLVFFSLASTAILAAVSWQPSNGVFMSVFLVVLPLESLVHGLFHELGSCLGGTSVGYAVVVPTSYSRPDGQPTLLPPVQVQELNVLSTGMLNSVQRLFSHHMIETFGCDYSTSGVTLEALQAKLKAFLELRTADGPRHDTYVVFYSGHTQRTGAWALAGGDSLRLEQLLEWWKEKNSGFTSRLILVLDTENSMPWVKEVRRMEGVYVAVQGAKLAPAGDIEGGVAPRLGDFTSEWVEFNCNPDSAIQWSEKGRMVAAAYGVSKHWSDYTLHLPTGSDVAKHWKTHFPQATYPLVHLSNWCCGLNLLWMCGVCLRCFRRLKLGWFPPNILDTGQGIKLVHS